The Marasmius oreades isolate 03SP1 chromosome 11, whole genome shotgun sequence genome includes a region encoding these proteins:
- a CDS encoding uncharacterized protein (antiSMASH:Cluster_11.2) encodes MEKQRPIFIFSHPRTRSNLLAHILATHPDIGDVIIYPFRAANSAGPERRLPNGSIFATKEVAVRDTFQRCYEELQGKLKETQDRGFIPLIKDHIFNSLSTSVIDSQFPGSMNDVHPVISGNTPGGPNPTVLPDTFLANITPIIVIRHPTTMVASTAKVMLREFGADRDDPGISLSCTYKWSRVLFDFFRGAGQVVGVVDGDEMVNDTEGVMIKLCGLIGVDGSLIQYEWKPKALCTPMNEEMNEHVYLKALYESTGIIRDKQKIEPLVLEDEVQKWTVEWGEDMADRLKGFVEDAMADYDYLFQFRLQ; translated from the exons ATGGAAAAGCAACGACCTATCTTCATCTTTTCCCACCCTCGTACTCGATCGAATCTACTTGCGCATATCCTCGCAACCCATCCTGATATCGGAGATGTCATCATTTACCCATTCAGAGCAGCAAACTCAGCCGGGCCAGAAAGACGTTTACCGAATGGATCGATCTTTGCGACGAAGGAAGTAGCGGTACGGGATACGTTTCAGAGGTGTTATGAGGAGTTGCAAgggaagttgaaggagaCACAGGACAGG GGCTTCATACCTTTAATCAAGGACCATATTTTCAATTCCTTGTCTACTTCCGTGATCGACTCTCAGTTTCCTGGGTCGATGAACGATGTTCACCCTGTGATTTCGGGGAACACGCCCGGAGGACCCAACCCTACTGTCCTTCCAGATACGTTCCTAGCGAATATAACACCGATAATCGTGATTCGTCATCCGACGACTATGGTTGCGTCTACTGCGAAAGTCATGCTTCGCGAGTTTGGTGCGGATCGGGATGATCCAGGTATTTCACTATCGTGTACGTACAAGTGGTCGAGAGTTCTGTTTGATTTTTTTAGGGGCGCGGGGCAGGTGGTGGGTGTTGTGgatggagatgagatggTGAATGATACTGAGGGTGTTATGATAAAGTTGTGTGGGTTGATAGGTGTTGATGGATCGTTGATTCAATATGAGTGGAAGCCGAAGGCGTTGTGTACCCCCATGAACGAGGAGATGAACGAACATGTGTATCTGAAGGCGCTGTACGAATCGACAGGGATTATTAGAGATAAG CAAAAAATAGAACCACTTGTACTAGAGGACGAAGTGCAAAAGTGGACGGTTGAGTGGGGGGAAGATATGGCAGATAGGTTGAAAGGATTCGTAGAGGATGCGATGGCCGATTACGATTATCTGTTCCAGTTTCGCCTTCAATGA
- a CDS encoding uncharacterized protein (antiSMASH:Cluster_11.2), whose amino-acid sequence MIGYKGEFLRAYQQGCIPLAKEHVFIILSTSLINAHFPNTFNEMKHSQSHRRQQIEQHRQAIYRDTDTDTTPNPTVLSDAFLASVTPIFTIRPPVRMASSSTKI is encoded by the exons ATGATAGGATACAAGGGCGAGTTTCTGAGGGCGTATCAGCAG GGATGCATACCTTTAGCTAAAGAACATGTTTTCATCATTCTCTCTACATCCCTCATCAATGCTCATTTCCCGAACACGTTCAACGAAATGAAACATTCCCAAAGTCATCGACGACAACAAATTGAACAACACCGGCAAGCCATATATCGTGACACCGACACCGACACCACTCCCAATCCAACAGTCCTCTCGGACGCCTTTCTGGCGAGTGTAACGCCAATATTCACGATTCGCCCTCCGGTCCGTATggcatcgtcgtcgacaaaGATCTAA
- a CDS encoding uncharacterized protein (antiSMASH:Cluster_11.2), translated as MSRLIVKNLPSYVTPDQLKKHFTQKGSPGGTLTDIKVAHKQDGSSRRFGFVGYKTEQEAQAAREWFDKTFVGSTRIRVDVVEGAKDAPKPRPNKRPATAAISADASGVEFKKARFEESPPKSKKQIQMEEFMEVMQPKKGPAWANDAQSQPEASTSAKKIDDEVLVDEEGVSDTDWLKRRMSKNVDGVEKVFEQSDDEDVDDDVETILAPPPTDPTKETILQTGRLFVRNLAFSCTKEDLEELFSPFGTVSQVHIPLAFDTSGGTGHSKGTAYVTFARAEDAVTAYETLDRRSFQGRLLHILGAVDRRGNPAVEMEGGKKRSVKGEKDAKRKLVAGKEFNWSMLYMNSDAVASSIADRMGIPKSSILSESTEETGTGTANPAVKLALAETHVINETKAYFESHGVVLSSFSSDTRNRTRTRSDTTILVKNIPYGTGESQIRELFEPYGSVRRVLVPPAGTIAVVDFERGDEAGKAFKGVAYRRIGSSVVYLERAPLGVFSSDSDANADSLGAVDKAVAYARAVKIPEQEQEQEEGGGTDGPPSLAAGTTLFVKNLAFSTTTERLAQVFCNLPSFAFARVQMKPDPNPKRQSGGAKLSMGYGFVGFKDVEGATKAMGSMQGFVLDGHALHVRFAGRGQEVTAGDAGGGGGSKSRTTKMVVKNVPFEATKKDIRDLFGSHGHVKSVRLPKKFDSRTRGFAFLEFVSRHEAENAYATLKHTHLLGRHLVLEWAEEGEQDVELLRKKMGVGVGRGGDMPGKKRKLDMDVGGGRG; from the exons ATGTCCCGACTCATAGTCAAAAATCTACCATCCTACGTCACTCCCGACCAACTCAAAAAGCACTTCACCCAAAAGGGCAGTCCAGGAGGTACACTCACCGACATCAAAGTCGCCCACAAACAAGATGGGAGTTCACGTAGATTTGGGTTTGTCGGTTACAAAACCGAACAGGAAGCACAAGCTGCGAGGGAGTGGTTTGATAAGACCTTTGTAGGGTCTACTAGGATACGTGTTGATGTTGTCGAG GGTGCGAAGGATGCTCCCAAACCTCGACCTAATAAGCGTCCGGCTACTGCAGCAATTTCCGCAGATGCCAGTGGTGTAGAGTTTAAGAAGGCTCGTTTTGAGGAGTCTCCTCCGAAGTCGAAGAAACAAATTCAGATGGAAGAGTTTATGGAGGTCATGCAACCCAAGAAAGGCCCTGCTTGGGCTAATGACGCTCAATCCCAACCGGAGGCGTCGACGAGTGCGAAGAAGATAGACGATGAGGTACTGGTGGATGAGGAGGGTGTTTCCGACACGGATTGGCTGAAGAGGCGGATGTCGAAGAATGTTGATGGCGTTGAGAAAGTGTTTGAACAGTCGGATgacgaggatgtggatgacgATGTGGAG ACTATATTGGCCCCACCTCCAACAGACCCAACGAAAGAAACGATTCTACAGACTGGGCGCCTTTTCGTAAGGAATCTGGCGTTTTCTTGTACAAAAGAGGACCTCGAAGAGTTGTTTAGTCCTTTTGGTACTGTATCACAG GTCCACATACCACTCGCATTCGATACCTCCGGAGGTACCGGCCATTCAAAAGGGACTGCGTACGTCACGTTCGCTCGTGCTGAAGATGCAGTAACAGCGTATGAAACGCTGGATAGGAGGTCTTTCCAGGGGAGGTTGTTGCATATCCTTGGTGCAGTGGATAGAAGGGGGAACCCTGCTGTTGAGATGGAAGGggggaagaaacggagtgtGAAGGGTGAGAAAGACGCGAAGAGGAAGTTGGTTGCAGGGAAAGAGTTTAATTGGAGTATGCTTTATATGAAT AGCGATGCTGTAGCGTCATCTATTGCGGATAGAATGGGAATTCCTAAATCTTCTATCCTTAGTGAATCGACTGAAGAGACGGGGACAGGGACTGCCAACCCCGCTGTCAAACTGGCACTCGCCGAAACGCACGTTATCAACGAAACCAAAGCCTATTTCGAATCCCACGGGGTCGTTCTCTCCTCCTTTTCATCAGATACCCGTAACCGTACACGAACACGTTCGGATACGACGATTCTCGTGAAGAATATACCCTATGGGACGGGAGAAAGCCAGATTAGAGAGTTGTTTGAGCCGTATGGGAGTGTGAGGAGGGTGTTGGTACCTCCGGCGGGGACGATTGCGGTCGTTGATTTTGAGAGGGGGGATGAGGCTGGGAAGGCCTTTAAGGGGGTTGCGTATAGGCGAATAGGAAGTTCGGTGGTTTATTTGGAGAGAGCGCCGTTGGGTGTTTTTTCTTCTGATAGTGACGCGAATGCGGACAGCTTGGGTGCGGTTGATAAGGCTGTTGCGTATGCGCGGGCTGTTAAGATTCCGGAGCAGgagcaggagcaggaggagggaggaggGACGGATGGGCCGCCATCGTTGGCGGCGGGTACGACATTGTTCGTAAAGAATCTTGCGttctcgacgacgacggagaGACTGGCGCAAGTGTTCTGTAATCTCCCCTCCTTTGCGTTTGCTCGGGTACAGATGAAGCCTGATCCGAATCCCAAGAGGCAGTCTGGGGGGGCCAAGTTGAGTATGGGTTATGGGTTTGTGGGGTTTAAGGATGTGGAGGGTGCGACGAAAGCGATGGGGAGTATGCAGGGGTTTGTTTTGGATGGACATGCGCTGCATGTTAGGTTTGCTGGGAGGGGGCAGGAGGTGACGGCTGGGGATGCtgggggtggtggtgggtctAAGAGCAGAACGACGAAGATGGTTGTGAAGAATGTACCGTTTGAGGCGACGAAGAAGGATATTAGGGATTTGTTTGG gtCTCATGGCCACGTCAAATCTGTCCGATTACCAAAGAAATTTGACTCTCGAACGCGTGGTTTCGCGTTCCTCGAATTCGTGTCGAGACACGAGGCAGAGAATGCGTATGCGACTTTGAAGCATACTCATTTGCTTGGGAGACATTTAGTGTTGGAGTGGGCTGAGGAGGGAGAGCAGGATGTGGAGTTGCTTAGGAAGAAGATGGGTGTAGGGGTTGGGAGAGGGGGTGATATGCCTGGGAAGAAGCGGAAGTTGGATATGGATGTTGGTGGGGGGAGGGGGTGA
- a CDS encoding uncharacterized protein (antiSMASH:Cluster_11.2) produces the protein MTIQRRPLRIFLQATPRTRSNLLIQLLSTHPSIAEHQYPFSNAYHFGPERQFSRDIDVGETGDMEDFSGETYKHAFGKFNDLLQKIESEQKIALIKEHIFYMMHAEKTYECLGQAVSSSRTKPTVDDAPSTNLTFLPDNFLLTFTPVFIIRHPARAFPSSLRAHSRSTGGNVFDTDFPANATFKFSRILLDWYTARSPSKLPVVIDGDKLVDDTKRQMKRLCERLGIDEERIRYNWDSKEDHGYGKVWDAYYEEIQNSTGVVRTKETMGAPVLEEEMKKWEKEWDEGVAIKLKEFVESAMDDYEYLLKQSI, from the exons ATGACGATCCAACGACGACCTCTACGCATTTTCCTCCAGGCGACACCTCGAACGAGGTCGAACCTCTTGATTCAGCTCCTCAGTACCCACCCATCCATCGCCGAACATCAGTACCCTTTCTCGAATGCATACCACTTTGGTCCAGAGAGGCAGTTCTCGAGGGACATTGACGTAGGAGAAACAGGAGACATGGAGGATTTCTCGGGAGAAACATATAAACATGCTTTCGGGAAGTTCAATGACCTTTTACAGAAGATAGAGAGCGAG CAAAAGATCGCACTAATCAAAGAACACATTTTCTACATGATGCATGCAGAAAAGACTTACGAATGTCTGGGCCAAGCAGTCTCCTCATCGAGAACCAAACCGACCGTGGACGATGCGCCCTCAACCAATCTGACGTTTCTCCCTGACAATTTCCTCCTTACATTCACACccgtcttcatcatccgcCACCCCGCACGCGCATTCCCGTCCAGTCTTCGTGCCCACAGCCGATCCACAGGCGGGAATGTCTTTGACACAGATTTCCCCGCGAACGCAACGTTTAAATTCTCTCGCATCTTGCTAGATTGGTACACTGCACGGTCGCCTTCGAAGCTGCCAGTTGTCATTGACGGTGATAAGCTCGTTGATGATACGAAACGGCAGATGAAGCGGTTGTGTGAGCGTTTGGGTATCGATGAGGAGCGCATACGGTATAATTGGGATTCGAAAGAGGATCATGGATATGGAAAGGTATGGGATGCTTATTATGAAGAGATACAAAATTCCACGGGGGTTGTTCGGACTAAG GAAACGATGGGGGCTCCGGTGCTTGaggaagagatgaagaaatggGAAAAGGAGTGGGATGAGGGGGTAGCCATCAAATTGAAGGAGTTTGTGGAATCTGCTATGGATGATTATGAGTACCTTTTGAAGCAGAGCATTTAA
- a CDS encoding uncharacterized protein (MEROPS:MER0256224; antiSMASH:Cluster_11.2): protein MSLRRGIYHIENAGVPSAIDLKDGSSSDGTPIVGWQFTPDTINWHQLWLAEPIPNVADTFTLCNLFSGTYMDLYNGSSEAGTAVNGWQGSAFTTNPHQLWTIKKSSDGTSYKIQNYGSKTFVDLVNGDSSDGAKIAGWTGTWDEGNPHQKWYFNRMSVSSAEAQAAIARNPHIHGTYRGYILDGEYLVLPNATFTQIWKDSGLPGSKWREQIYDCDDFAIAMKAAVGKWGADSWKANGFAIFCGVMLGVNKAGDAAHAYNFTLTKDHADIVFFEPQNGGYLNDIGYDSYMAFY, encoded by the exons ATGTCTCTGCGACGCGGAATTT ACCACATCGAGAATGCTGGGGTTCCCAGTGCCATTGATCTCAAAGACG GCAGCTCCAGTGACG GCACACCTATCGTTGGCTGGCAGTTTACACCAGACACGATCAACTGGCATCAGCTCTGGCTTGCTGAACCAATCCCCAACGTTGCTGATACCTTTACCCTTTGCAACCTGTTCAGCGGTACCTACATGGATCTCTACAACG GTTCTTCCGAAGCGGGCACCGCAGTCAATGGTTGGCAAGGAAGTGCCTTTACGACCAATCCCCACCAGCTCTGGACCATCAAGAAGTCGAGCGACGGTACGAGCTACAA GATCCAGAATTATGGAAGTAAAA CCTTCGTCGATCTTGTCAATGG CGACAGCTCTGATGGGGCCAAAATTGCTGGATGGACCGGCACTTGGGATGAAGGTAACCCTCACCAGAAATGGTACTTCAATAGGATGAGCGTCTCCAGCGCGGAGGCCCAAGCGGCTATCGCGCGAAACCCTCATATTCATGGGACTTACAGAGGATACATCCTCGATGGAGA ATATCTTGTCCTCCCTAACGCTACTTTCACGCAGATTTGGAAAGACTCCGGTCTTCCTGGTAGCAAATGGCGTGAGCAAATCTATGATTGCGATGACTTTGCTATAG CCATGAAGGCCGCCGTTGGGAAGTGGGGCGCCGACTCCTGGAAGGCTAAT GGCTTCGCCATCTTTTGTGGAGTTATGCTTGGTGTCAACAAGGCTGGAGATGCGGCCCATGCTTACAACTTCACCCTCACCAAGGACCATGCTGACATTGTCTTCTTTGA GCCTCAGAACGGTGGATACCTG AACGACATTGGCTATGACAGCTACATGGCCTTCTACTGA
- a CDS encoding uncharacterized protein (antiSMASH:Cluster_11.2) yields the protein MAKPQKATLVPPPPVPSKNGGQKTLTKYYLIAYNVLSAVGWSYILLLTLIHLFVPSSPSPSPFSKFLPSFLSWTKPRIKPAFNPIKAYLPNFLLPVFHRTTTVYAQVGHITAIVQSAAILEILHVLIGVVRSPLQTTVMQVSSRLFLVWGVVELYSSVRTNPLYASMIFAWSLTEVIRYSFYAFSLTAPSYPPPKFLTYLRYTTFYVLYPLGAGSEAFLNYSSLPNLSPLVGKWSAYDYFRGVMFLIWWPGLYVMYTYMIKQRRKVSNAAKLKAS from the exons ATGGCTAAACCACAAAAAGCCACCCTcgttccacctccaccagtaCCGTCAAAAAATGGCGGCCAAAAAACCCTCACTAAATACTATCTAATTGCTTACAATGTCCTGTCAGCGGTCGGCTGGTCATACATCCTACTTCTGACCCTAATTCACCTCTTCGtcccttcttccccttccccttctccatTTTCTAAATTCCTTCCATCCTTCTTGTCTTGGACGAAACCAAGAATAAAACCTGCATTCAACCCCATCAAGGCCTATCTTCCCAATTTCCTCTTACCCGTCTTCCACCGAACTACGACCGTGTACGCACAGGTCGGTCACATCACCGCAATCGTACAGTCAGCAGCTATCCTGGAAATCCTTCATGTCCTCATCGGAGTCGTGCGTAGTCCATTACAGACAACAGTCATGCAGGTTTCCAGTAGACTGTTCTTGGTCTGGGGTGTGGTAGAACTGTATTCTTCA GTTCGCACAAATCCCCTTTACGCATCAATGATATTTGCTTGGTCCCTGACCGAGGTTATTCGCTATTCATTTTACGCCTTCTCGCTAACAGCGCCCTCCTATCCACCACCCAAATTTTTGACGTATCTACGATACACAACCTTTTACGTCCTTTACCCACTTGGTGCTGGATCCGAAGCCTTCCTCAATTACTCCTCGTTGCCCAATTTATCTCCATTGGTGGGCAAGTGGTCAGCGTACGACTACTTTAGGGGCGTGATGTTCCTCATTTGGTGGCCAG GCTTATACGTGATGTATACCTACATGATTaaacaaagaagaaaggtcTCCAATGCAGCCAAATTGAAGGCTAGTTAA
- a CDS encoding uncharacterized protein (antiSMASH:Cluster_11.2): protein MFGINQGWNDLVRPPGISAGFFCCGCRSQSNIPALPSDMYNTATLLKYLLNYCSDEFFLHCLACINDYWSVKCGLVRLADSLRTFDLGPVGRFVKDHFQPITLEDGRTRLSIKPTTHWQISFFVAFKYGFDTGGYANHAAP from the exons ATGTTTGGTATCAACCAAGGATGGAATGATCTCGTTCGGCCCCCAGGGATCTCAGCCGGATTTTTTTGTTGTGGATGTCGATCCCAGTCTAACATACCAGCTCTTCCCTCTGACATGTACAACACCGCTACTCTCCTCAAGTATCTTCTCAACTACTGTTCAGACGAATTTTTCCTGCACTGTTTGGCATGCATCAATGACTATTGGTCTGTCAAGTGTGGGCTCGTTCGTCTGGCCGATTCATTGCGAACTTTCGATCTCGGCCCCGTTGGTAGGTTTGTCAAAGACCATTTCCAACCGATCACCCTGGAAGATGGGAGGACGCG CTTATCTATAAAACCTACTACTCACTGGCAGATTTCGTTCTTTGTTGCGTTCAAATATGGATTCGATACAGGAGGCTATGCCAATCATGCAGCACCTTGA
- a CDS encoding uncharacterized protein (antiSMASH:Cluster_11.2) has product MGIHRTKFGREIAKNEHGRQQSRHDRADTNDEPNLIFSCSITELSGKCLDITPYASPCRFRMLSCLSLEHENRLDVFEFDQLPSGEYCAVSYVWRGVPVPDYVDSGTFTVRGAEDGDPTSLDVLRDIVWVAGEEGKKYLWLDRIGIVQSDKSDKAWQIIQMFNIYKESTCIIVPGGLGRLAFSNDDTTWMDRAWTLQEALAPKRDDAIVLYSQNPSLQFETHVASLSFIDTREKPLRSGRTSVLAAYMTLDDVLTVAKYSIHRPFGFNQAHAQPLIGARITGVGQRQAIWQCALMRTSSRPVDMIFSVMHFFGILLNPKEFEDDDRLGVTVRFAQGSWKTHERVYWTTRTIGYARCILWRRLNKCPHFPMFATRSKSVSVVQRLSFGVPLEVLENDWMGDFPVCSGGMRYFVDATYAAMKMLTE; this is encoded by the coding sequence ATGGGCATCCATCGAACTAAGTTTGGTCGCGAAATTGCAAAAAATGAACATGGTCGTCAGCAGAGTCGACATGATAGAGCTGATACCAATGATGAGCCTAATCTCATATTCTCTTGTAGCATTACCGAGTTGTCTGGCAAGTGCCTCGACATCACACCATACGCTTCTCCTTGCCGGTTTCGCATGCTTTCTTGTCTCTCTTTAGAACACGAAAATCGCCTGGATGTCTTCGAATTCGACCAGTTACCCTCAGGGGAATACTGTGCCGTCTCTTATGTGTGGAGAGGAGTACCGGTTCCCGACTACGTCGACTCCGGAACATTTACCGTTCGTGGTGCTGAAGATGGGGATCCCACTAGCTTGGATGTGCTTCGGGACATTGTCTGGGTAGCTGGTGAAGAGGGCAAAAAATATCTCTGGTTGGACCGTATCGGCATCGTTCAGTCAGACAAGTCTGACAAGGCATGGCAGATCATACAGATGTTCAACATCTATAAGGAGTCTACGTGTATCATCGTTCCCGGTGGCCTAGGGAGACTCGCGTTCTCAAATGATGATACGACATGGATGGACCGTGCATGGACCTTACAGGAAGCTCTGGCTCCAAAACGTGACGACGCTATTGTCCTCTATTCACAAAACCCTTCCCTGCAATTCGAAACGCATGTTGCATCCCTTTCGTTTATCGACACCAGGGAGAAACCATTACGATCAGGGAGAACATCTGTACTGGCTGCCTATATGACGCTCGATGATGTCCTCACGGTCGCGAAATACTCCATCCATCGGCCTTTTGGCTTCAACCAGGCGCACGCTCAACCGCTCATCGGCGCCCGCATAACGGGAGTCGGTCAACGTCAAGCCATCTGGCAATGTGCTCTCATGCGTACCTCATCTCGTCCTGTTGATATGATTTTCAGCGTCATGCATTTCTTTGGCATACTTCTGAATCCCAAAGAATTCGAGGACGATGATCGGCTAGGAGTAACGGTCAGATTTGCGCAAGGATCCTGGAAGACTCACGAAAGGGTGTATTGGACGACTCGGACCATTGGTTATGCGCGTTGTATTTTATGGAGACGTCTCAACAAATGTCCACatttccctatgtttgccaCGAGGTCAAAATCAGTATCGGTGGTCCAGAGACTATCGTTCGGCGTCCCTCTAGAGGTACTTGAGAATGACTGGATGGGAGATTTCCCCGTTTGCTCGGGCGGCATGAGATATTTTGTGGACGCTACTTATGCGGCAATGAAGATGTTGACAGAATGA
- a CDS encoding uncharacterized protein (antiSMASH:Cluster_11.2; BUSCO:EOG09264UVA) — protein MSLETGERNPRGIPKAPFIVDVDAHLGGPDGDAEGPLKAIQESIGKYRYMDANLTQRRQGLEEKIPDIKKTLSMVQFLSNQHSEHEDEEDGGKLKTSFELNDTLFAEAELEDTDTVFLWLGANVMLSYKIPAAIELLKSKLKAAEKSLANTEEDLEFLREQLTVMEVNMARVYNADVKRRREKRLKEGEKDGG, from the exons ATGTCATTAGAAACAGGAGAACGAAATCCCAGAGGAATTCCAAAAGCTCCGTTCATC GTAGATGTCGATGCACATCTGGGAGGACCAGATGGCGACGCCGAGGGTCCTTTGAAAGCAATCCAAGAGTCGATCGG CAAATATCGCTACATGGACGCCAACCTCACTCAACGGCGGCAAGGCCTCGAAGAGAAGATACCCGATATCAAAAAGACCTTGAGTATGGTGCAATTCCTGAGCAACCAGCATTCCGAacatgaagacgaagaagacgggGGGAAGCTAAAAACATCGTTCGAGTTGAACGACACTCTATTCGCAGAAGCAGAGTTGGAGGATACAGATACCGTTTTCCTTTGGCTAGGC GCAAACGTTATGTTATCGTACAAAATCCCAGCCGCAATCGAGCTACTAAAATCCAAACTAAAAGCCGCCGAGAAGAGTTTGGCAAACACAGAGGAAGACCTGGAGTTCTTACGGGAGCAACTGACTGTCATGGAAGTCAACATGGCTCGAGTGTACAACGCAGACGTGAAGCggaggagagagaaaagatTAAAAGAAGGCGAGAAGGACGGTGGTTGA
- a CDS encoding uncharacterized protein (antiSMASH:Cluster_11.2; CAZy:AA9), translating to MFKHAIIGCLLSTIISSVQGHGYVQEITADGAKYTGWLPYNDPYTTPIPERIVRKFPDNGPVQDLSVIDIQCNGWAAQGSATTPAPLVAKITAGSQLTLNWTFWPEDHKGPMLTYMARAPSDITKWLPGSSAVWFKIDESGKDSDGVWAASDKLDANNGIYKVTIPKNLKPGQYIIRHEVIALHFAAQYPGVQIYPSCIQVDVVGSGNAFPTSFVSFPGAYTPTTPGMVYDIYSNTGPYPIPGPAVWTGGN from the exons ATGTTCAAGCACGCTATCATCGGCTGTCTGCTTTCGACGATaatctcctctgtccaaggaCATGGATACGTCCAGGAAATCACTGCTGACGGGGCGAAATACACCGGATGGTTACCTTACAACGATCCCTACACGACCCCGATACCCGAACGTATCGTTCGGAAATTTCCAGACAACG GTCCCGTTCAAGACTTGAGTGTGATTGA CATCCAATGCAATGGTTGGGCCGCTCAAGGCTCCGCGACCACACCGGCACCTCTGGTGGCCAAAATCACTGCTGGCTCTCAATTGACTCTAAACTGGACTTTCTGGCCCGAAGACCACAAG GGCCCCATGCTCACTTACATGGCTCGTGCACCCAGCGACATCACGAAATGGTTGCCGGGAAGTAGCGCTGTATGGTTCAAGATCGATGAGTCCGGCAAGGACTCTGATGGAGTCTGGGCGGCTTCGGATAAACTGGATGCTAACAATGGTATCTACAAGGTGACCATCCCGAAAAATCTTAAGCCCGGTCAATACATTATTCGGCATGAAGT TATTGCTCTCCACTTTG CCGCTCAATATCCTGGGGTTCAAATATATCCCTCCTGCATTCAGGTTGACGTTGTTGGTAGTGGAAACGCTTTCCCAACTTCCTTCGTGTCATTCCCGGGAGCGTACACTCCGACCACACCAG GAATGGTTTATGATATATACTCGA ACACCGGG CCATACCCAATTCCTGGACCAGCTGT ATGGACCGGCGGAAActaa